The following nucleotide sequence is from Bacteroidales bacterium.
TCCCAATACTGATGGTACCAATGACGAATGGATTATCCGTGGTATTGATAAGTACCCTGATAATACGGTTCTCATCTTCAATCGTTGGGGCGACAAGATCCGTGAGTTTTCAGGATACAACAACAAAGATCAATCCTGGGATGGAACCAATGATCAGGATAAGAAAGTACCAGATGGAACTTACTTCTACATCCTTGAAATAAAGAATGTTGGAACCAGAACCGGTTGGATCTTTGTAAGAGGAAACAGTAATAGTAATTGATAAAAGATACCGTGAGGTGTGCTGCCGGATTGCAGCACCCTCATCGGTTTCACCTACGATCAAAGCTTACCGAAATACGATGCAATAATTAATGAATCTAATAAATCTTAACATGAAAAAGTTACTGCCTGTTCTGCTGATAGTAATTGCAGCCCAAGGGTTTGCACAGCAGGATCCTCTGTTCAGTCAATACATGTTCAATAAATTGGCTTTAAATCCAGCCTATGCCGGAAGCCGGGAAGTTTTATCAGTTGATGCTCTTTACAGGTATCAATGGGTAAATATTGACGGAGCGCCTCAAACCTTGAGTGCATCTATTCACACCCCCTTAAGAAATGAACATATTGGGTTGGGGATAAATGTTTATCAGGATGCTATTGGGCCAACTACAACCCAGGGAGCCCTGGCAACCTTTGCGTATCGAATCCTTTTTCCTGACGCGAAGCTCTCTTTCGGTCTTCAGGCAGGTGTAAAATATTCAGATATCTTCTGGTCGAGGATAAATCCTTATGACCTTGAAGACCCTTTGTTCCGATCACAATTGAAGAATAAGGCTGTCCCTGATGCCAATTTCGGGATCTATTATTATTCAAAAAAATACTATTTCGGCCTGTCCTCAAAACAATTGCTGCAAAACCAGATGAGCATTGTTAAAGTTAATGGGCATGATGAATTTACAAAGCTACTCCGACATTTCTATGGTATGGCTGGCGCCGCATTTGCGATTTCCGACGGCCTGGTCTTCCGACCTTCCGTCCTGGTCAAATTTGTCAGGAATTCACCGCCACAGATGGATTTGAATGCAAGTTTTTTGATTTCCAATACTTTTTGGCTTGGAGCCTCTTACAGGACAGAAAAGGCAATTTCACTCATGACGGAATTCAGCCTGTCCGAAAACCTAAGGCTAGGATATTCCTATGACCTTTGGCTCAATGAATTGCAGGGATATAATAAAGGATCTCATGAAATTCGCCTTGGATTTGACTTTGATCTGTTAAAGAAACGAATGCTCACACCAAGGTATTTCTAGAAAGGGTTCTGGGCATTAATCACCGGATGACAGAGCCGGTGGTTTTGCCCTCCCCTTTGTTT
It contains:
- a CDS encoding type IX secretion system membrane protein PorP/SprF — protein: MKKLLPVLLIVIAAQGFAQQDPLFSQYMFNKLALNPAYAGSREVLSVDALYRYQWVNIDGAPQTLSASIHTPLRNEHIGLGINVYQDAIGPTTTQGALATFAYRILFPDAKLSFGLQAGVKYSDIFWSRINPYDLEDPLFRSQLKNKAVPDANFGIYYYSKKYYFGLSSKQLLQNQMSIVKVNGHDEFTKLLRHFYGMAGAAFAISDGLVFRPSVLVKFVRNSPPQMDLNASFLISNTFWLGASYRTEKAISLMTEFSLSENLRLGYSYDLWLNELQGYNKGSHEIRLGFDFDLLKKRMLTPRYF